A window from Candidatus Rickettsiella viridis encodes these proteins:
- a CDS encoding pentapeptide repeat-containing protein produces MAANSPLGIWPSYQVLLCQLIEYSPVEIEIHANRYLLTQARLEGLPIDVISDPGIRLFKTMDLYKKTLIVNDYMHALYEKLTPFELTYFFSTQFHQTFLNIIETSSSFIQQKERILNQLNLLGSDKGFQLEEIFSFNDGTLRSAEALLITVSERLLQRSWLVVEASRKIKNDGNEYRMFSGCILLSWISIEQQRIRLVSFLGQKNALLALEIFLKNNFAKPKLDYFISYLTDLNQLLAVMHPTNKQVIWQWVDQTRIIDFVKKLKDARPLVSLLGHLPEAMQLDFIKAVGDKTIRSLVQESLMTAFKSVEKYTLIAKDLTSLTGLVNIHEISGMTSDFFRTLLAKQFYFFKKIEFPKIYPVIYLHHLDFSGADLREATFSASILDCQFDEARLDNVAFFNKLEKVSFLHTDLRKVLFYSPSFSEVDVRGAVFSSSSFQAVKEKNWIKFFRIVT; encoded by the coding sequence GTGGCTGCTAATTCTCCGTTGGGTATTTGGCCAAGTTATCAAGTATTACTCTGTCAATTGATTGAATATAGTCCAGTGGAAATTGAAATTCATGCAAATCGCTATTTATTAACGCAAGCAAGATTAGAAGGTCTTCCTATTGATGTCATATCGGATCCAGGTATAAGACTGTTTAAAACAATGGATTTATATAAAAAAACACTGATTGTGAATGATTATATGCATGCCTTATATGAAAAACTGACTCCATTTGAATTGACCTATTTTTTTTCAACTCAATTTCATCAGACATTTCTAAATATTATAGAAACCAGTTCTAGTTTTATTCAGCAAAAAGAGCGTATTCTGAATCAACTCAATTTGTTGGGTAGTGATAAAGGCTTTCAGTTAGAAGAAATTTTTTCTTTTAATGATGGAACCCTACGCAGTGCGGAGGCTTTATTGATTACGGTCAGCGAACGTTTATTACAGCGCTCCTGGTTAGTGGTGGAAGCGAGCCGAAAAATAAAGAATGATGGAAATGAATATCGTATGTTTTCAGGCTGCATACTGCTAAGTTGGATAAGCATCGAACAGCAACGTATTAGACTGGTTAGTTTTTTAGGACAAAAAAATGCATTACTCGCGTTAGAGATTTTTTTAAAGAATAATTTTGCTAAGCCAAAATTAGATTATTTTATTAGTTACTTAACGGATTTAAATCAATTGCTTGCGGTGATGCATCCGACGAATAAGCAAGTTATTTGGCAATGGGTGGATCAAACACGTATTATTGATTTTGTCAAAAAATTAAAGGACGCTCGCCCTTTAGTGAGTTTGCTCGGCCATTTACCCGAGGCGATGCAGCTTGATTTTATTAAAGCAGTGGGCGATAAAACGATTCGCAGTTTAGTGCAAGAAAGCTTAATGACTGCTTTTAAAAGCGTAGAAAAATATACACTGATTGCAAAAGATTTAACGAGTTTAACCGGATTAGTAAATATACATGAAATAAGCGGCATGACCAGCGATTTTTTTAGGACCTTATTGGCAAAGCAGTTTTATTTTTTTAAAAAAATAGAATTTCCTAAAATTTATCCCGTTATCTATCTCCATCATTTGGATTTTTCAGGTGCTGATTTACGCGAAGCAACGTTTTCTGCCAGTATTTTAGACTGTCAGTTTGACGAAGCGCGACTAGATAATGTTGCTTTTTTTAATAAGTTAGAAAAAGTTTCTTTTCTGCATACAGATTTAAGAAAAGTTTTATTTTATAGCCCTAGTTTTTCAGAGGTTGATGTGAGAGGGGCTGTTTTTTCTAGCAGTTCTTTTCAAGCTGTCAAGGAAAAAAACTGGATAAAATTTTTTCGCATTGTGACTTAA
- a CDS encoding pentapeptide repeat-containing protein, whose protein sequence is MLSLAREVTPYGVIRYFSEKIYHDLLLNQQSDASFVDQTTKAMAMLDQIGLDKHFKLEEIFSPEDGQLKAQENLMLTLSERFIEKDWFELPMIGDKKQIGINFRIYPREIRLSWISLEGERKRLIYFIQTEETPFQRLKPVLSNYFHTYYLDNFIYSLVDFHHLLISVPASERQQLWRWVSPMHITNFVAKLKSPTFFLLIFNEFNENEKKFFIDLCGYEQIRLLIQRSLYSTHSLFDFLSSAPRFSTHFLPYLDQKKFLDRSQLLIQSLLQSGFKTFNSLTFYQLFPILYLQNIDFSYANLRYTSFLASIRYCKFDHADLTDVSFSSPMDHISFRYVDLRRVRFEPRGVLLAVDFFQARFSTQSFITLKKYNRSFLGADLREVDFRLALRSIDHPYQFDFSQANLMGVDLRWINLSGVNFAKANLEGADLTYAILDGADLSGANLRKANLLGASLDKIKIDSFTKVQGAILDWNIFLKFEQAGIKDFSEAELSLINKNQLVRLKNLNFELAKFNAIHNIIFEDCSFKHCLFGKYLTSVSVEEWGLLSQTDFERCDLSESTFHHVKMLQFNFASSLTEGWYFGPIKLNEAACAEFQRIGYADKIKGYELITSEKNLYSAKEQQIQATKKRQSNYIKLLKMKNVYIPGAKLVSIEPNWYLLAYQQANFQVAGRCVAITRALSQAIALNTADIFLKNLQVAGNFYLRGQQDLSHQELEDVLNFNYFMDSLDKQVMPGHSLPADLIEMSWRKSLNELPLLILNLPNDFFLHLVDETHVFGFYSFAGKYGFFDVNQIWIQDVSNLADLFIYVQDYYFKNKEGDIKFLVEKFSVNNANLASPLFLTQEIESERHRLERQDSEQGSLHLQGKSLTRLELYDAGLYFYPEGLRGASQRLHAKLSLSSEALQSYLASGQLALHADVFFTRLHNYFLLNDQKRLQAAAHLLRTIPTEGSQRDQTKMRILKFWFNQADDLSHLKRQQALDDLLPASETEFINFLSKEQARLTEPNPDSRFSRWLNTFQITRSSYQLINSLYQQDVSGFLLGGSELGFSLFISPLLEKK, encoded by the coding sequence GTGCTGAGTTTAGCCAGAGAAGTAACGCCGTATGGGGTAATACGTTATTTTAGTGAGAAGATTTATCATGATTTATTATTGAATCAACAAAGCGATGCGAGCTTTGTTGATCAGACTACGAAAGCGATGGCTATGCTTGATCAGATTGGATTAGATAAACATTTTAAATTGGAGGAAATATTTTCGCCGGAAGATGGTCAATTGAAAGCTCAAGAAAATTTAATGCTTACTTTGTCTGAACGTTTTATTGAAAAGGATTGGTTTGAATTGCCAATGATTGGCGATAAAAAACAAATCGGGATAAATTTTAGAATTTATCCGCGTGAAATTCGTTTAAGTTGGATCAGTTTAGAAGGAGAACGTAAGCGTTTAATTTACTTTATTCAAACAGAAGAAACACCCTTTCAGCGCTTAAAGCCTGTTTTAAGCAACTATTTTCATACTTATTATCTCGATAATTTTATTTATTCCTTAGTCGATTTTCATCACTTATTAATTAGCGTGCCCGCGTCAGAAAGACAGCAACTATGGCGTTGGGTAAGCCCTATGCATATCACGAATTTCGTTGCTAAATTAAAATCGCCAACATTTTTTTTACTTATTTTTAACGAATTTAATGAAAATGAAAAAAAATTTTTTATAGACCTTTGTGGTTATGAGCAAATTCGTCTACTTATACAGCGTAGCTTATATTCAACGCACAGCCTATTTGATTTTCTAAGCAGCGCACCGAGATTTTCAACTCATTTTTTACCGTATTTAGATCAAAAAAAATTTTTAGATAGAAGTCAATTATTAATACAAAGCTTGCTCCAATCTGGCTTTAAAACTTTTAATAGTCTTACATTTTATCAGCTATTTCCTATCCTTTATTTACAAAACATTGATTTTTCCTATGCCAATTTACGCTATACAAGCTTTTTAGCCAGCATACGTTACTGTAAATTTGACCATGCAGATTTAACTGACGTGTCGTTTTCATCGCCAATGGATCATATCTCATTTCGCTATGTCGATTTACGCCGGGTACGTTTTGAACCGCGTGGAGTATTACTCGCAGTGGATTTTTTTCAGGCACGTTTCTCCACTCAGTCTTTTATTACATTGAAAAAATATAACAGGAGTTTTTTAGGTGCTGATTTGCGTGAAGTCGATTTTAGATTAGCGTTAAGATCGATTGACCATCCCTATCAATTTGATTTTTCGCAAGCTAATTTAATGGGGGTTGATTTACGTTGGATTAATTTATCCGGCGTAAATTTTGCCAAGGCTAATTTAGAAGGGGCAGACTTGACGTATGCCATTTTAGATGGTGCAGATTTATCTGGAGCAAATTTGCGTAAAGCTAACTTATTGGGTGCGAGTTTAGACAAGATCAAGATAGATTCCTTTACCAAAGTACAAGGTGCGATTTTAGATTGGAACATTTTTTTAAAATTTGAGCAAGCAGGTATTAAAGATTTTAGTGAAGCAGAGTTGAGTTTAATCAACAAAAATCAGCTTGTGCGCTTAAAAAATCTTAATTTTGAATTAGCTAAATTTAATGCGATCCATAATATTATCTTTGAGGATTGCAGCTTTAAACATTGTTTATTTGGTAAGTATTTAACGTCGGTGAGTGTAGAAGAGTGGGGGCTTTTAAGTCAAACGGATTTTGAACGCTGCGATCTGAGCGAATCCACTTTTCATCATGTAAAAATGCTACAGTTTAACTTTGCAAGCTCGTTGACAGAAGGATGGTATTTTGGCCCTATTAAATTGAATGAGGCTGCTTGTGCAGAATTTCAGCGTATAGGCTATGCCGATAAAATTAAAGGGTATGAGCTTATTACTTCAGAAAAAAATTTATATTCGGCCAAAGAACAACAAATACAAGCGACTAAAAAGCGTCAGTCGAATTATATAAAATTATTAAAAATGAAAAATGTTTATATTCCTGGCGCAAAATTAGTCTCTATTGAGCCAAATTGGTATTTACTTGCTTATCAGCAGGCAAACTTCCAGGTAGCTGGGCGTTGCGTTGCTATTACCCGTGCTTTATCACAAGCCATTGCTTTAAATACCGCAGATATTTTTTTAAAGAATTTACAGGTAGCAGGTAATTTCTATTTGCGAGGCCAACAGGATTTAAGTCACCAAGAATTAGAAGATGTCCTTAATTTTAATTATTTTATGGATAGCTTAGATAAACAGGTGATGCCTGGACATAGCTTACCTGCGGACCTCATCGAGATGTCTTGGCGAAAAAGTTTAAATGAATTACCGCTACTGATTTTAAATTTACCAAACGATTTCTTTTTACATTTAGTTGATGAAACGCACGTTTTTGGATTTTATTCGTTTGCAGGAAAATATGGATTTTTTGATGTGAATCAAATTTGGATTCAAGACGTCAGTAATTTAGCTGATTTGTTTATCTATGTGCAGGATTATTATTTTAAAAATAAAGAAGGTGATATAAAATTTTTAGTCGAAAAATTCTCGGTTAATAACGCAAATTTAGCTAGCCCACTATTTTTAACTCAGGAAATAGAAAGCGAAAGACATCGTCTGGAACGACAAGATAGTGAACAGGGAAGTTTGCATTTACAAGGCAAATCATTAACCCGTCTCGAGCTGTATGATGCCGGATTGTATTTTTATCCGGAAGGTTTGCGCGGTGCAAGTCAGCGTTTGCATGCTAAGCTGTCCTTAAGCAGTGAAGCTTTGCAAAGTTATCTTGCGAGTGGGCAACTTGCCTTACATGCAGACGTTTTTTTTACACGCTTACATAATTATTTTTTACTTAACGATCAAAAACGTCTCCAGGCAGCTGCCCATCTACTTCGGACTATCCCTACGGAGGGTAGTCAGCGTGATCAAACGAAGATGAGGATATTAAAATTTTGGTTTAATCAAGCAGACGATCTTAGCCATTTAAAACGCCAACAAGCTTTAGATGATTTATTGCCTGCTAGCGAAACAGAGTTTATCAATTTTTTATCTAAAGAACAGGCTCGCTTAACTGAGCCTAATCCAGACAGTCGATTTTCACGCTGGCTTAATACCTTCCAAATCACACGCAGTAGTTATCAACTCATTAATAGTTTGTATCAGCAAGATGTCAGCGGATTTTTGTTGGGTGGATCGGAGCTTGGGTTTTCTTTGTTTATTTCTCCTTTGCTTGAAAAAAAATGA
- a CDS encoding ankyrin repeat domain-containing protein encodes MPLKVLDRRKRFAANNIEIAKLFTAIREHGTGMPPKDKIKKIINLLRQISNINDVDSNDFNNTPLHVAAQKGHKAIVELLIKKNAGVTIRNTQGKTAIDLANELALTHLDKPAILQLLQRINPPLSLSHLNRQSAVKTETHAAGGLKHSLHGALYQLKLHMLFLKRGLEFGYSFRLAVEWDAAEKFDDLVFQYMDSNKKKYRFLQAKHKLDETKKIGIGDLLTKEKNGEFNLEKYFVSYLKITNNPAFNGEFEDFIICTNSNLDLDRSVTGQVKFKPMSSGKNKGKQILVNKITDPDAFFIDGGSRYKLQISDELIAHLENSQEVIKEIQGKKVDLKAEINEFLDKLVLAVNQPNEKTLSQIITRKLGEQFNLIDADFIYDHFEKELLAWMKEKGKEGAEGTFFTLQQGNDFFSFVNEKIAKLKISGPTAIYNKKLKDFGVVFNDNSLQDINNFLRQDNKQILNVLASGETRLSAIKVNQAVSNQPLYHRDDSYIFVPLNKLLYLQQTVLNAFQSSTTGNLLIVICKNGIDNLSDLYANLKTIIKENTNKKLILITEGRHYLTDNFIAGTELTGKVQEISEQFSSFSELTTESQTQLLKRSVNFQGSVISLSAVVGTQESLIDGKLLAQLVDNGAEILIGPSIPQLSEEEKTCFLERTFSQVEKEGRFVEIADKVAVIVGRAGMEKSIVLTYLANREKETYPHRWVIKLDLKQYNVALSKENFDHYSLEKAIDFLIRPMDLNYFDKALLKKGFYETNRVSLFFDRFESISAHQDKMIQLLKLLNRDHLAKLWITTRPYIYQKLERALSVSAYKLNPLLPDEPKEFLKKFFEYKLSDANTQRLTLSVNKFYEALVEKLSMAEKILSVPHQLKIAAEALQTKFKEFYNHPQTKFLLPNDYDLLDLYEEYFKTKFDVYSKDIEQTIRPSEKLQFSEFIKKRTYLAFYTLFGSEKLEFFYPGKMDDVTQLIRTMENGGGYVGVVDNIINGTPQFSDRSFAEYLAAKALVLFIHKNINHITASQRQFLQKAIYDPNSEHLRNFFNCVLTKDSELHRLIYQGDIAEIKQRVANRQLYVNTKDSSDRSALSLAASAGEDEIVEFLLAQGASVFQVDKVFQWTPLAFADATYGNGHNRLASLKIIDNLLEYGSDKKHLHSIRDFFYDTANRFDYESAAELLREIVQAGHMDLLHASLKFFDDAMLNHHKEEYSEFISGKLLADYDKNENTLLHYASDGGYETIVFYLLEKGSDPTIKNKYGKSSIDLVIEKLNQVSNEEQKQAYKNIINKQLDTLYSQIAVFYQQSIFLLDLDSRPDQKMQYYQQLLADVFIQLDEQQIKQQIKRLCRKSVKSTSLSDLQKKVYGDIAVKLIKISSSSIRENIRQWLLSKISSKQTSEFSQQLQAYERLVAEININDEPSAKRRRVERLMRSQNSFNKFTRLVKRFFPSEVSLFKALSQAELLHADVFRKQHLKTAGHCLQLTYGFSELILRGEEARYANNLQTLSELEERIIHRLPLSRREEQERAEFLVALQQFETQDRLPSWRKESTSSVKLEALINSIAAIEKDFAIHLSLKGGNKNPGHMLAIYRRGQIYTYFDSNIGYLSQIHDQRNFLNFVQASMRTVYDIKPQQTLLMEHYSPLTVLQATPLSQPFISERTRLSLQDQQGKLQLNGQAISRIQLYDLQLNYHEAGNLNLPGRLIDAETIPNLESWNRLKQENKLTISTSASLENLKYCLKSKSLPQGEIAIMNAIHWYGGTADQQHKFTDLLAFANQLSHQPLTDLHHYELDKQLVSAGEKHLREMKQKNPLKKKFTECWRTTTFC; translated from the coding sequence ATGCCTTTAAAAGTATTAGATAGAAGGAAACGTTTTGCTGCCAATAATATTGAGATCGCCAAGCTGTTTACAGCGATACGTGAACATGGCACAGGGATGCCACCAAAGGACAAAATAAAAAAAATTATAAATTTACTCCGGCAAATCAGTAATATTAATGATGTTGATAGTAATGATTTTAATAATACCCCTTTACATGTTGCTGCACAAAAAGGCCACAAAGCGATAGTTGAGCTGCTTATAAAAAAAAATGCCGGTGTAACGATTAGAAATACACAGGGAAAAACAGCTATTGATTTAGCGAATGAGTTAGCTCTCACACACCTTGATAAGCCAGCCATTCTGCAGTTGTTGCAGCGTATAAACCCACCTTTAAGTTTAAGCCATCTCAATAGGCAATCAGCGGTAAAGACTGAAACCCATGCCGCCGGCGGCTTAAAACACAGTTTACATGGTGCTCTCTATCAGCTCAAATTACATATGCTTTTTTTAAAACGCGGTTTGGAATTCGGTTATTCCTTTCGTTTAGCAGTTGAATGGGATGCAGCTGAAAAATTTGATGATCTTGTTTTTCAATACATGGATAGCAATAAGAAAAAATATCGTTTTTTACAGGCTAAACATAAATTGGATGAAACTAAAAAGATTGGTATCGGAGATTTACTGACTAAAGAAAAAAATGGTGAGTTTAATCTGGAAAAATATTTTGTTTCTTACTTAAAAATTACAAATAATCCAGCATTTAATGGTGAATTTGAGGATTTTATTATTTGTACCAACAGCAATCTCGATTTAGATCGGTCCGTAACAGGTCAAGTAAAATTTAAGCCGATGAGTAGCGGAAAAAACAAAGGAAAACAAATATTGGTGAATAAAATAACAGATCCAGATGCATTTTTTATAGATGGCGGATCAAGATATAAGCTGCAGATAAGCGATGAATTGATTGCGCATTTGGAGAATAGTCAAGAAGTTATTAAGGAAATACAGGGGAAAAAAGTAGATTTAAAAGCAGAGATAAATGAATTTTTAGATAAACTCGTATTGGCCGTAAATCAGCCTAATGAAAAAACATTATCTCAAATCATCACACGAAAGCTAGGTGAGCAGTTTAACTTGATCGATGCTGATTTCATTTATGATCATTTTGAGAAAGAATTATTAGCTTGGATGAAAGAAAAAGGAAAAGAAGGTGCTGAAGGTACATTTTTTACGCTGCAGCAAGGAAATGACTTTTTCAGCTTTGTTAATGAGAAAATCGCTAAATTAAAGATATCGGGTCCGACAGCGATATATAATAAAAAACTAAAAGATTTCGGTGTGGTATTTAATGATAATAGCCTACAAGACATTAATAACTTTCTTCGGCAAGATAATAAGCAGATTTTAAATGTGCTTGCTTCAGGAGAAACTCGATTAAGTGCGATTAAAGTGAATCAAGCCGTTTCTAATCAGCCTTTATATCACCGAGACGATAGCTATATTTTTGTGCCATTAAATAAATTATTGTATTTGCAGCAAACGGTATTAAATGCCTTTCAATCGTCAACGACTGGGAATTTGCTAATTGTTATATGCAAAAATGGCATTGACAATCTATCCGATCTTTATGCAAACCTAAAAACAATTATCAAGGAAAATACCAATAAAAAATTGATTCTGATTACAGAAGGGCGTCATTATTTAACAGATAATTTTATAGCTGGTACAGAACTAACGGGTAAAGTTCAAGAAATTAGTGAGCAATTTTCTAGTTTTTCTGAACTGACAACTGAATCGCAAACACAACTATTAAAACGTTCCGTTAATTTTCAAGGAAGTGTCATTTCATTAAGCGCTGTGGTGGGTACGCAAGAATCGCTTATTGATGGAAAATTACTTGCCCAATTAGTGGACAACGGTGCCGAAATTTTAATAGGTCCTTCTATTCCGCAACTCAGTGAAGAGGAAAAAACTTGTTTTCTAGAACGTACCTTTAGCCAGGTGGAAAAGGAGGGTCGTTTTGTTGAAATCGCTGATAAAGTAGCAGTGATAGTCGGACGTGCGGGTATGGAAAAATCGATTGTTTTGACGTATTTAGCTAATCGGGAAAAAGAAACGTATCCACATCGGTGGGTAATCAAGCTTGATTTAAAGCAGTATAACGTCGCATTGAGCAAGGAAAATTTTGATCATTATAGTTTGGAAAAGGCTATTGACTTTTTAATAAGGCCAATGGATTTAAATTATTTTGATAAAGCATTACTTAAAAAAGGTTTTTATGAGACGAATAGGGTTAGCCTTTTTTTTGATAGATTTGAAAGTATAAGTGCTCATCAGGATAAAATGATTCAACTGCTGAAGCTTTTAAACCGTGATCACCTAGCAAAATTATGGATAACGACACGTCCTTACATTTATCAGAAATTAGAACGGGCGTTATCCGTATCCGCCTATAAACTAAACCCATTATTACCTGATGAACCAAAAGAATTTTTAAAAAAATTTTTCGAGTATAAGTTAAGCGACGCAAATACCCAGCGTTTGACTTTAAGTGTCAATAAATTCTACGAGGCTTTAGTTGAGAAACTTTCCATGGCTGAAAAAATACTATCAGTTCCTCATCAGTTAAAAATAGCGGCGGAAGCCTTGCAAACCAAATTTAAGGAATTTTATAACCATCCACAAACTAAATTTTTATTACCGAATGATTATGACTTACTTGATTTATATGAAGAATATTTTAAAACTAAGTTTGATGTTTATTCCAAGGATATAGAACAGACGATCAGGCCAAGTGAAAAGCTACAATTTAGTGAATTTATTAAAAAACGCACCTACTTAGCTTTTTATACCTTATTTGGTAGCGAAAAATTAGAATTTTTTTATCCTGGAAAAATGGATGACGTAACTCAACTCATTAGAACTATGGAGAACGGTGGCGGTTATGTGGGCGTGGTTGATAACATCATCAATGGTACACCCCAGTTTAGCGATCGTTCTTTTGCTGAATATCTGGCGGCCAAGGCCCTGGTGCTGTTTATTCATAAAAATATCAACCATATTACTGCTTCGCAACGTCAGTTTTTACAGAAAGCTATTTACGATCCGAATAGCGAGCACTTAAGGAATTTTTTTAATTGTGTTCTAACTAAAGATTCAGAGTTGCATCGATTAATTTATCAAGGCGATATCGCAGAAATAAAGCAACGCGTAGCTAATAGACAATTGTATGTTAACACTAAAGATAGTAGTGATAGGTCTGCGCTCAGTCTAGCTGCAAGCGCTGGTGAGGATGAAATAGTCGAATTTCTACTTGCACAGGGTGCATCGGTTTTTCAAGTTGATAAGGTCTTTCAATGGACACCCTTAGCTTTTGCTGATGCCACTTATGGTAATGGCCATAATCGACTTGCTTCTTTAAAAATAATAGATAATTTATTGGAATATGGTAGTGATAAAAAGCATTTACATTCTATCAGAGATTTCTTTTATGACACGGCTAATCGTTTCGATTATGAAAGTGCAGCAGAGTTACTAAGAGAGATCGTTCAAGCGGGACATATGGATTTATTACACGCTTCATTAAAATTCTTTGATGACGCCATGTTAAACCACCATAAAGAAGAATATAGCGAGTTTATTTCTGGAAAATTACTAGCAGATTATGATAAAAATGAAAATACACTGTTACATTATGCCAGTGATGGTGGTTATGAAACGATTGTTTTCTATTTGCTAGAAAAAGGCTCCGATCCGACTATCAAAAACAAATATGGCAAATCGTCCATCGATTTGGTCATCGAAAAATTAAATCAAGTGTCTAATGAAGAACAAAAACAAGCTTATAAAAATATTATAAATAAGCAATTAGATACACTTTATTCCCAAATTGCCGTTTTTTACCAGCAAAGTATTTTTCTTCTTGATTTGGATAGCAGGCCAGACCAAAAAATGCAGTATTATCAGCAACTATTAGCGGATGTATTTATCCAGCTTGATGAGCAACAAATTAAGCAACAAATTAAGAGGTTATGTCGAAAAAGTGTTAAAAGCACAAGCTTGAGTGATTTACAGAAAAAAGTTTATGGAGACATAGCGGTTAAGCTAATAAAAATATCCAGTTCATCAATTAGGGAAAATATAAGACAATGGTTGCTGTCAAAAATTAGTAGCAAACAAACTAGTGAGTTTTCTCAGCAACTTCAGGCCTATGAAAGACTTGTTGCTGAGATAAATATAAATGACGAACCTTCCGCTAAGAGACGCCGTGTAGAAAGGTTGATGCGCTCCCAAAACAGTTTTAATAAGTTCACACGCTTGGTAAAAAGATTCTTTCCCAGTGAAGTGTCTTTGTTCAAAGCACTGAGTCAAGCGGAATTGCTACATGCAGATGTGTTTAGAAAACAGCATTTAAAAACGGCGGGGCATTGTTTACAGCTAACCTATGGCTTTTCTGAGCTTATCTTACGCGGCGAAGAAGCACGCTATGCCAATAATTTACAAACTTTGTCTGAATTAGAAGAACGTATTATTCATCGTCTACCGTTAAGCCGGCGTGAAGAACAAGAGCGAGCTGAGTTTTTAGTCGCACTTCAGCAGTTTGAAACCCAGGACAGATTACCTTCTTGGAGAAAAGAATCAACAAGTTCTGTGAAGTTGGAAGCTTTGATTAATTCGATTGCAGCAATTGAGAAGGATTTTGCTATTCATCTCAGCTTGAAGGGTGGTAATAAAAATCCTGGACATATGTTAGCTATCTATCGCAGAGGCCAGATCTATACTTATTTTGATAGTAATATCGGCTATCTGAGCCAGATTCATGATCAGAGAAATTTTCTGAATTTTGTTCAAGCAAGTATGCGAACCGTCTATGATATAAAACCGCAGCAGACGTTGCTAATGGAACATTATTCTCCGTTAACCGTATTACAAGCAACCCCCTTGAGTCAGCCTTTCATCAGTGAGCGTACTCGACTTTCTCTGCAGGATCAGCAAGGAAAACTGCAGCTAAACGGCCAAGCAATCAGTCGTATACAGCTCTATGATTTGCAATTGAACTACCATGAAGCGGGTAATTTAAATCTACCAGGTCGTTTAATAGATGCTGAAACAATTCCTAACTTAGAAAGCTGGAACCGTCTTAAGCAAGAAAATAAGTTGACTATTTCAACAAGTGCAAGTTTAGAAAATTTAAAGTATTGCTTGAAATCAAAAAGTTTACCTCAGGGTGAGATAGCCATTATGAATGCCATTCATTGGTACGGCGGTACGGCTGATCAGCAACATAAATTCACTGATCTGCTCGCCTTTGCGAATCAGCTGTCACATCAACCATTGACCGATTTACACCATTATGAATTAGACAAGCAATTGGTATCAGCGGGTGAAAAGCATTTAAGGGAAATGAAGCAGAAAAATCCATTGAAAAAAAAATTTACTGAATGCTGGCGGACAACTACTTTTTGCTAA